The DNA sequence GCACTCACCGGATCCAGCACGCCAGTACGGGCAAAAGACCTGGTCAAAGTCATGCCACGCGATTATAAGAAAGTACTACTGTCCGCCCTGACGATGGAGGAGGCCCACTAATGTCCGACCCACATGGATTCATGAAATTTTCCCGCGCGGAACCAGCGCACCGCCCCGTGCCCCTTCGACTGATGGACTACCGCGAGGTCTACGAGGCCGCCCCGGAAGGCCAGATCGAGGAGCAGGCCGCCCGATGCATGGACTGCGGTGTGCCGTTCTGCCACGAAGGTTGCCCGCTGGGAAACATCATCCCGGAATGGAATGATCTGGTGCGGGAAGGACGGTGGAAGGAGGCTTATGATCGCCTCCATGCCACGAACAACTTCCCGGAATTCACGGGACGTCTGTGTCCGGCGCCGTGCGAGGGTGCCTGTGTGCTGGGAATCAACGATGATGCCGTGACCATCAAGAATGTTGAATTGGCGATTGTGGAACGCGCCTTTGCGGAAGGCTGGGTGGAGCCAGTTCGGGCATCCCTGGACACCGGTTTGACCATCGCTGTCGTCGGATCCGGCCCGGCTGGTCTCGCAGCCGCGCAACAGCTGACCCGCGCGGGGCACCGCGTGACCGTGTTCGAACGCGATGACCGCCTCGGTGGACTGATGCGCTATGGCGTGCCGGACTACAAGATGGAGAACCGCTGGATCGACCGACGCCTGGACCAGATGCGTGCCGAGGGCACCGAATTCCGCGTCGGAGTCTCCCCAAAAGCTGCTGAACTAGCCTTTTTCGATGCCGTGGTGCTGGCAACCGGCACTCCTGTCGCACGTCCCCTCGGAGTGGAAGGAACGAACCTTGCCGGTGTGCACCCCGCGATGGACTATCTCACCGCACAGAACAAGGGCAACGAAGGTGATTCTGTTGTCTCATCCTTAAACGCCCGCGGAAAGAAAGTGGTGATCATCGGTGGTGGCGACACCGGAACGGACTGCTTCGGAACCGCCTTGCGACAAGGAGCTGCCTCCGTGACCCAGTTCGATATCCGCCCCAAAGCACCATTCGTGCGGGACGCGAATACCCCCTGGCCGATGTACCCCAACCAGTTCCGCACCGCCACCGCCCAC is a window from the Corynebacterium faecale genome containing:
- a CDS encoding glutamate synthase subunit beta produces the protein MSDPHGFMKFSRAEPAHRPVPLRLMDYREVYEAAPEGQIEEQAARCMDCGVPFCHEGCPLGNIIPEWNDLVREGRWKEAYDRLHATNNFPEFTGRLCPAPCEGACVLGINDDAVTIKNVELAIVERAFAEGWVEPVRASLDTGLTIAVVGSGPAGLAAAQQLTRAGHRVTVFERDDRLGGLMRYGVPDYKMENRWIDRRLDQMRAEGTEFRVGVSPKAAELAFFDAVVLATGTPVARPLGVEGTNLAGVHPAMDYLTAQNKGNEGDSVVSSLNARGKKVVIIGGGDTGTDCFGTALRQGAASVTQFDIRPKAPFVRDANTPWPMYPNQFRTATAHEEGSYVLSGDESVADIETLGLGQRTAGSELGERKFAVNTVSLHGDDHGRVTGLTGCQIKVVNGRREPIEGTEFPFDADMVLVALGFSGAEQGGLAHELGVGFDARGRMIRDSSYRSPTNSRVYIAGDNGRGQSLIVWAIAEGRACAAAVDADLMGETALPVAVTPSDLPMAV